One window of Silurus meridionalis isolate SWU-2019-XX chromosome 9, ASM1480568v1, whole genome shotgun sequence genomic DNA carries:
- the itgb6 gene encoding integrin beta-6, with product MGIFLLILFLHWWIRAAAGSCGARGARSCGECVQLGPQCAWCSLQNFTDSLAASERCATREELLLQGCPQEFLQFPVNTVELLDDGPLGKSADPDNASYIAPQRMALKLRPGTKVTFQVKVQQSEDHPVDMYYLMDLSASMFDDLKRITHLGSTLSREMASLTSNFRLGFGSFVEKPVLPYIKITPEELKNPCWSVEHVCLPTFGYRHVLSLTSSTEQFNKIISKQRISANNDIPECGFDAIMQAAVCGDKIGWRNDSMRLLVFASDADSHFGMDSKMAGIVIPNDGQCHLDANNEYSMAGEMEYPTLGQIIDKLVENNILLIFAVTENQRQTYTNYASLIPGATVGVLESDSRNILELILTAYKELRSEIELEVLGDTENLHISFTALCPDGAVQPGLKHCTNVKVGDVVTFNVTVELDSCLDASHHFSLRPLGFQDTLEVELESVCECGCQKWAELNSTHCSEGRGALECGSCLCAPGFVGTRCECEEDKVQVSDCRASDSKEVCSGQGECFCGQCVCYMSEFGLVYGKYCECMDFSCVRFRGKLCGGNGQCDCGECVCHEGWTGEYCNCSTSAHTCEAADGSVCSGRGKCVCGKCECSVPGASGDKCEKCATCGDVCSSTRSCVECHLKTDEPSDECIRRCSTVYTTITNSTDFDESHAVMCALRSENECLISFTLVGGEKGSTVYKLRLDCPKPLNIALIALGVCMSVLTIGITLAVVWKLFIYVHDQKEVAKFEAERAKAKWQSGTNPLFRSSTSTFKNVAYKHATERRARNEIC from the exons ATGGGGATctttctcctcatcctcttccttCACTGGTGGATTAGAGCGGCAGCAG GCAGCTGTGGGGCGCGAGGCGCGCGGTCGTGCGGCGAGTGCGTGCAGCTGGGACCGCAGTGCGCGTGGTGCTCTTTACAG AATTTCACAGATTCCTTAGCAGCGAGCGAGCGCTGCGCAACTCGTGAAGAGCTTCTTCTTCAGGGATGTCCTCAAGAGTTCCTGCAGTTCCCGGTCAACACAGTAGAGCTGCTGGATGACGGGCCGTTAGGGAAAAGCGCAGACCCCGATAACGCGTCTTATATCGCACCACAGAGGATGGCGCTCAAACTTCGGCCAG gaACCAAAGTGACCtttcaagtaaaagtacagcaATCAGAAGACCATCCGGTGGATATGTACTACCTGATGGACCTCTCAGCCTCGATGTTCGACGATCTGAAGAGGATCACACACCTCGGGTCGACGCTTTCCAGAGAAATGGCTAGTCTCACGAGTAACTTTCGCCTGGGATTCGGTTCGTTTGTGGAGAAGCCGGTTCTGCCCTATATTAAAATTACTCCAGAGGAGCTGAAAAACCCCTGCTG GAGCGTCGAGCACGTTTGCCTGCCCACGTTCGGATACAGGCACGTCCTGTCGCTAACGAGCAGCACAGAGCAGTTTAATAAGATCATCTCGAAACAGCGCATCTCAGCGAACAACGACATTCCCGAGTGTGGCTTCGACGCCATCATGCAGGCGGCGGTGTGCGGG GACAAGATCGGGTGGAGGAACGATTCCATGCGCTTGCTGGTTTTTGCGAGCGACGCCGATTCTCATTTCGGGATGGACAGCAAAATGGCCGGCATCGTCATCCCTAACGATGGACAGTGCCACCTAGATGCCAACAATGAGTATTCCATGGCAGGTGAAATG GAGTATCCAACATTAGGACAAATAATAGACAAGCTGGTGGAGAACAACATCCTCCTCATCTTCGCAGTGACCGAAAACCAGAGACAAACCTACACG AACTATGCAAGTCTAATTCCTGGTGCGACAGTGGGTGTGTTGGAAAGCGATTCCCGGAACATTCTCGAACTGATCTTGACTGCGTACAAG gagcTAAGGTCCGAAATTGAGCTGGAGGTCCTGGGGGACACTGAAAATCTCCATATCTCCTTTACAGCTCTCTGTCCAGATGGTGCAGTCCAGCCAGGGCTTAAACACTGCACCAATGTCAAAGTTGGAGACGTA GTGACCTTTAATGTCACAGTGGAGCTGGACAGCTGCCTGGACGCGTCTCATCATTTCTCGCTGCGGCCCCTGGGCTTCCAGGACACcctggaggtggagctggagtcGGTGTGTGAGTGCGGCTGCCAGAAGTGGGCCGAGTTAAACAGCACGCACTGCAGTGAAGGACGAGGTGCGCTGGAGTGTGGATCGTGTCTCTGCGCCCCTGGGTTTGTAGGTACGAGGTGCGAGTGTGAAGAGGACAAAGTGCAAGTCAGTGACTGCAG ggCTTCCGACAGCAAAGAGGTGTGCAGCGGACAGGGCGAGTGCTTCTGCGGCCAGTGCGTGTGTTACATGTCCGAGTTTGGGCTTGTGTATGGAAAATACTGCGAGTGCATGGACTTCTCATGCGTCAGATTCCGAGGGAAGCTGTGTGGAG GTAACGGACAATGCGACTGTGGCGAGTGTGTGTGCCATGAGGGTTGGACAGGCGAGTATTGCAACTGCAGCACCAGTGCACACACGTGCGAGGCAGCGGACGGCTCGGTCTGCAGCGGCCGTGGGAAGTGTGTGTGCGGGAAGTGCGAGTGTTCTGTCCCTGGAGCTTCAGGGGACAAGTGTGAGAAGTGTGCGACCTGTGGAGACGTTTGTAGCTCAACCAG GTCTTGCGTGGAGTGTCATCTAAAAACCGATGAACCCTCAGACGAGTGCATCCGTAGATGTAGCACGGTTTACACCACTATCACCAACTCTACAG ACTTTGACGAGAGCCACGCGGTGATGTGTGCTCTCCGCAGCGAGAACGAGTGCCTGATCTCTTTCACGTTAGTGGGCGGTGAAAAGGGAAGCACCGTGTACAAGCTCAGGCTTG ATTGTCCCAAGCCTCTAAATATCGCTCTGATCGCTCTGGGTGTCTGTATGTCCGTCCTCACTATCGGCATCACACTCGCGGTGGTTTGGAAGCTTTTCATTTATGTACACGACCAGAAAGAGGTCGCCAAGTTTGAGGCGGAGAGAGCGAAAGCAAAGTGGCAATCA GGCACGAACCCTCTCTTCAGGAGCTCGACATCAACGTTCAAGAACGTGGCATACAAACACGCGACGGAGAGGAGAGCGAGAAATGAGATCTGCTGA
- the pla2r1 gene encoding secretory phospholipase A2 receptor, whose product MRALSRTFKQLFCAEVWAVFTALFLLTSFSSAPSAAAPDPNPAASTQHEVLEQSQLSDLHSKGAFLLESASLRLCLFANSSGVSLASCDRPTYGSLWKWVSRHRLFNLGASKCLGINSTSQQSEVGMFTCDASLYFMWWRCHSYALFGATQKKLVVMGSRVTVKRAIMHEWRIYGELGEAPCTYPYEEIHPLLGNAQGMPCALPFKYSDKWYWDCTSDGREDQHLWCATTSRYDQDHKWGFCPTAGSGCDSFWENSTDLKACYQFNLYSLLTWSQALTSCQSQGASLLSITHAAEHSYIKDRLADMGVIVWTGLNHLSHDGGWQWADGSPFSLLQYTSDMMSVVVGQNKLCGVFNSDVGKGHWQSLSCESALPYICKKTHNSRRAEPIENWQYKRTVCLDGWVDHNGFCYHYVDEKGSWDNSSTTCKGLGAQLASVHSLSEQELLLALLINASDSKVWIGLHMEAGSPRVEWSDGSPITLTPWQRQQPSPRREDKRTCVVADKKNGNWEFAECEEMHPAICRSVGLVPLHPTGEWDEGCSEGWKRKGNSCYKIADQEQTFNDAVKGYYCKSSLVDVEDRFEQAFLNSLISARNDSVPQFYWTALQDQNRTGDYHWLMQNGMTAPLSYTNWNRHQPLVTGGGCVAMNGGQRLGHWEVKNCNSYKALAVCEQSITSYPDALVPTSHVDLLTPCHDGWESHPSLHHCYKVYHNEKILMQRSWAEAEFFCRALGADLASFHYYEDQAFVKQLLTKMFESTEGRWFWVGFTKRDPQSAGAWEWSDGTPMVKSFLEDKNEDLSTHDCAVYSDLTNTLTPRPCDAKHEWICKVPRGVTLTKPYWYNNQNEPWVFYRGAEYFLASQAFPWEIVLFVCKMMGADLLSLHSKEELAFVKERMMKAASSAQDWWIGLSANSAHEGFSWSDGTALDYENWKSGKLSRRSGQYCVFMSTTGAWSTGHCMDPHGYVCKRRTASLVETQREPHFIGACPENWFYFGHKCLLLHLPSHPDQGKSWADAQSICSGFQGMLGTIENEIEQAYITMLLHGQSDGIWIGLKDGDTMQWTNGKPVTYTNWSPEEPEHSDNDEWLSEGIEPLCTVLSNTHNFHFTGKWYKEKCTQSGYGFVCQKPQDKTKRPAHLYPGPASLEVSEYKNRSYRVVRGNMSWYQALTACVEKNAKLVSITDPFHQAYLTVLVNRLGAPHWIGLLSQDDGINYRWIDGSNNMFTHWDTAENNEDDSVMLGNCVFIDISGDWKRADCNMPLTGALCYTPPPKSIAFSSEVVCPETWVKFRGSCYNFESLVFRMSLEEAREHCRKKDNSSDVLTIRDEEENRFFLEHMKNFYDGSETVWLGIFYNMDKDALSWLDGSSLDYTNWRLKAPDPRQMNADTCVSTRVSDAQWLLVDCTNRLGFICKTHSGPIQEVEVEPLTALHHGVVPAAVLVAILFFAVIAGVLWFIYKRNTLGFRRLPSLGSAFYRSQTTDSDGNVLLTDLETHAGD is encoded by the exons ATGAGAGCACTTAGTAGAACTTTTAAGCAGCTGTTCTGCGCGGAGGTTTGGGCCGTGTTTACGGCGCTTTTCCTTCTGACCAGCTTCAGTTCTGCTCCTTCTGCTGCTGCGCCCGATCCTAATCCTGCTGCCTCCACACAACATGAAGTTCTGGAGCAAAGTCAACTTTCCGACCTTCACA GTAAAGGTGCCTTCCTTCTTGAGAGTGCATCCTTACGTCTCTGCCTCTTCGCCAACTCTTCAGGGGTCTCCCTGGCCAGCTGTGATCGCCCAACCTACGGCTCATTATGGAAGTGGGTGTCTCGCCATCGCCTCTTTAACCTCGGTGCCAGCAAGTGCCTTGGCATCAACTCGACGAGCCAGCAGTCTGAAGTTGGCATGTTCACCTGTGACGCTTCTTTATATTTCATGTGGTGGCGCTGTCACAGCTATGCACTGTTTGGCGCCACCCAGAAGAAACTAGTCGTCATGGGCTCTCGGGTGACTGTAAAGAGGGCCATTATGCACGAGTGGAGGATCTATGGGGAGCTTGGAGAGGCGCCCTGTACTTACCCCTATGAAG AAATCCACCCTCTCCTCGGGAATGCCCAGGGTATGCCATGTGCCCTGCCTTTCAAGTACAGTGATAAGTGGTACTGGGATTGTACTTCAGATGGCAGAGAGGATCAGCACCTCTGGTGCGCCACCACCAGCAGATACGACCAGGACCATAAGTGGGGATTCTGTCCGACTGCAG GTTCTGGTTGTGATTCATTTTGGGAGAACAGCACCGACCTGAAAGCCTGTTATCAGTTTAACTTGTACTCTCTGCTCACCTGGAGCCAAGCGCTCACTTCCTGTCAGTCACAGGGAGCCAGTCTTCTGTCCATCACACACGCTGCAGAGCACAGCTACATcaaag ACAGACTTGCAGACATGGGGGTGATCGTCTGGACCGGGCTGAACCACCTTAGTCACGATGGGGGGTGGCAGTGGGCAGATGGATCTCCATTCTCTTTGCTGCAGTATACTTCAG ACATGATGTCAGTCGTGGTGGGGCAGAATAAGCTGTGTGGGGTGTTTAACTCGGATGTGGGGAAGGGGCACTGGCAGAGCTTGTCCTGTGAATCCGCTTTGCCATACATCTGcaagaaaacacacaacagcAGGAGAGCCGAGCCTATTG AAAACTGGCAGTATAAGAGGACTGTGTGTCTCGACGGTTGGGTCGATCACAATGGCTTCTGTTATCATTATGTGGATGAGAAGGGAAGCTGGGACAACTCATCGACCACGTGCAAGGGTCTTGGGGCACAACTCGCCAGCGTCCATTCTCTCTCTGAGCAGGAGCTATTGCTAGCGCTCCTTATTAACG CTTCTGACTCAAAGGTGTGGATTGGTTTGCATATGGAGGCTGGTTCTCCTAGAGTCGAGTGGTCAGATGGATCACCCATCACTCTTACACCCTGGCAACGGCAGCAGCCGTCTCCTCGCCGTGAAGACAAGCGCACGTGTGTTGTCGCAGACAAGAAG AACGGAAACTGGGAGTTTGCAGAGTGTGAGGAGATGCATCCAGCCATTTGTCGCTCTGTTGGTCTTGTACCCCTGCACCCAACTGGAGAATGGGATGAAGGCTGCTCTGAG GGCTGGAAGAGGAAGGGAAACTCCTGCTACAAGATCGCAGACCAGGAGCAGACCTTCAACGATGCGGTGAAGGGATATTACTGCAAATCCTCTCTTGTTGATGTCGAGGACAG ATTCGAGCAAGCATTTCTGAACAGCCTGATTAGCGCAAGGAACGATTCTGTGCCGCAGTTTTATTGGACCGCGCTCCAGGACCAGAACAGGACTGGGGATTATCATTGGTTGATGCAGAACGGAATGACAGCACCTCTGAGCTACACCAACTGGAACCGCCATCAGCCCT TAGTGACCGGTGGAGGCTGTGTGGCGATGAACGGAGGACAGCGTCTCGGACACTGGGAGGTGAAGAACTGCAATTCCTACAAAGCCTTAGCAGTGTGCGAGCAGAGCATCACCAGCTACCCAGATGCCCTCGTTCCTACATCGCATGTTGACCTGTTGACGCCCTGTCACGACGGATGGGAGAGTCATCCCAGTCTGCATCACTGCTACAAG GTGTACCACAACGAGAAGATCTTGATGCAGCGCTCGTGGGCCGAAGCCGAGTTTTTCTGCCGGGCTCTTGGAGCAGACCTCGCCAGCTTTCACTATTACGAGGACCAGGCATTTGTCAAACAGCTCCTGACAAAGATGTTCGAAAG TACAGAGGGTCGTTGGTTCTGGGTCGGATTCACTAAAAGAGATCCGCAGTCTGCCGGAGCCTGGGAGTGGTCAGATGGGACACCG ATGGTGAAATCCTTCCTAGAGGACAAGAACGAGGATTTGAGCACTCACGACTGCGCGGTGTACAGCGATCTAACCAACACTCTCACACCTCGACCCTGCGACGCCAAACATGAATGGATCTGCAAGGTGCCCAGAG GTGTGACGTTAACAAAGCCTTATTGGTACAACAACC AGAATGAGCCGTGGGTGTTCTACCGTGGAGCTGAGTACTTCTTGGCCAGTCAGGCATTCCCGTGGGAAATCGTGTTGTTCGTGTGTAAGATGATGGGAGCAGACTTGCTGTCCTTACACTCCAAAGAGGAACTGGCTTTCGTCAAAGAACGCATGATGAAA gctgCTTCTAGTGCTCAAGATTGGTGGATTGGTCTCTCAGCTAACAGTGCACATGAAGGCTTCAG TTGGTCTGATGGAACGGCTCTGGATTATGAGAACTGGAAAAGTGGAAAGCTTTCGAGACGATCTGGACAATACTGCGTCTTTATGTCCACGACTG GGGCGTGGTCAACAGGACATTGCATGGATCCTCACGGTTACGTGTGTAAGCGCAGGACCGCGTCGCTGGTTGAGACCCAGCGGGAGCCTCACTTCATTGGCGCCTGCCCAGAAAACTGGTTTTACTTCGGCCACAAG TGTCTGTTGCTGCATCTCCCATCCCATCCAGACCAGGGGAAGAGCTGGGCAGATGCTCAGTCCATCTGCTCCGGCTTCCAAGGCATGCTCGGTACAATCGAGAATGAGATCGAACAAG cTTATATCACCATGCTGCTTCACGGCCAGTCTGATGGAATTTGGATCGGCTTGAAGGATGGAGACACCATGCAGTGGACCAATGGGAAGCCTGTTACCTACACTAATTGGTCTCCCGAAGAACCCGAGCACTCCGATAAt gatgAGTGGTTGAGCGAAGGAATCGAACCATTGTGCACTGTCCTGTCCAATACTCACAACTTTCACTTTACTGGGAAGTGGTACAAGGAGAAGTGCACTCAGAGTGGCTACGGATTTGTGTGTCAGAAACCACAAG ACAAAACCAAACGTCCCGCGCACTTGTATCCTGGCCCCGCCTCCCTCGAAGTGTCCGAGTACAAGAACCGGAGTTACCGCGTTGTCCGTGGCAACATGAGCTGGTACCAGGCCCTGACTGCTTGTGTGGAGAAAAATGCAAAGCTCGTGAGCATCACTGACCCGTTTCATCAGGCGTACCTCACTGTCCTGGTCAACCGTCTGGGAGCTCCACACTGGATCGGACTTTTGAGTCAGGAT GACGGCATCAATTATCGCTGGATCGACGGAAGTAATAATATGTTTACGCACTGGGACACGGCGGAAAACAACGAGGACGATTCTGTCATGTTGGGAAACTGTGTGTTTATCGACATCAGCGGTGACTGGAAAAGAGCTGACTGTAACATGCCTCTTACAGGAGCCCTCTGCTACACACCGCCACCTA AAAGTATAGCGTTCTCCTCTGAGGTGGTTTGCCCTGAGACCTGGGTGAAGTTCCGTGGAAGCTGCTATAATTTCGAGTCTTTGGTCTTTAGAATGTCTCTAGAGGAAGCCAGAGAACACTGCAGGAAAAAAG ACAATTCTTCTGATGTGTTGACGATCCGAGACGAGGAGGAGAACCGCTTCTTCTTGGAACACATGAAGAACTTTTATGACGGCTCCGAGACTGTCTGGCTGGGGATTTTTTACAACATGGACA AGGATGCTTTAAGCTGGCTGGACGGCTCCTCGCTGGACTACACAAACTGGCGCCTGAAGGCTCCGGATCCGAGGCAGATGAACGCAGACACGTGTGTCTCGACGCGGGTATCAGACGCCCAGTGGCTCCTGGTCGACTGTACAAACAGGCTTGGCTTCATATGCAAAACACATTCAG GGCCCATCCAAGAGGTCGAGGTGGAGCCGCTAACGG CCCTGCACCACGGAGTTGTTCCAGCTGCCGTCTTAGTGGCCATATTGTTCTTCGCCGTGATAGCTGGAGTGTTGTGGTTTATCTACAAGAGAAACACGCTGGGCTTCCGGAGGCTTCCGTCGCTCGGAAGCGCCTTTTACAGATCGCAGACCACAGACTCGGACGGCAACGTGCTTCTGACGGATCTAGAGACACATGCAggggattag